A genomic window from Nicotiana sylvestris chromosome 11, ASM39365v2, whole genome shotgun sequence includes:
- the LOC138881591 gene encoding uncharacterized protein, which translates to MKAQALADHLDENLLDEEYEPLKTYFPDEEVMHVDELELVGEPGAKSFDCFGETFRRGKASTRQLYEKLKVVGYVTLIPTATPENPSQWVNPKKSCAYYSGMKGYTIDECRSLKDKIQSLIDNKIIMAKEPSPNVRNNPLPDHKGGGIHMIEIEDDWDHKGSIGLIAEGDDPKKLAVTLNPIIVQFHPSEDAEVNMSVPLEFETIPSAKTSTPIKVEFVSPANAPAPFEVAVLPPKAQVPFEVRIAALIPVAMSAMTPFYIKTAHKNALLKVLSEAYVPSNITGGEMANMVGKVLESYKITFHEDELPPKGLGHNKALHNTVQCEDYFITRILIDGGSSLNICPLRSTIGEISLCLQMRPTWFEVDFQVIDVPISYNLLLGQPWIHSARAVASMLHQAVKFKWNHQEVIIHGDDSNPIYSRQTILAIERRRKLGGESYHHIERLNVVDKDKWWENKIESILNWSGYEPGKGLGKNLQGISKPTKLKTHGTTFGLGYDYIWEEFNNWSPPWRGPYYPLEQPIPHLEQTFQLVDIIYGSDEEEALVVVKNLFLGDDDMDFCVILEEEGEEVPSI; encoded by the exons gggcaaaaagtttcgattgtttcggagaaaccttcCGTaggggaaaagcaagcaccagacag ctatatgagaagctcaaagttgttggttatgtCACTCTCATCCCtactgcaacccctgagaacccttctcagtgggttaacccaaaaaaatcctgtgcatactactccggcatgaaagggtacaccatcgatgaatgtcgctccttgaaggacaagatacagtccttgattgataacaagatcattatgGCAAAGGAACCCTCTCCaaacgtccgcaacaaccctctgccagaccataagggtggaggtatccacatgattgaaatagaggatgattgggatcacaagggatcaatcgggttgatcgcagaaggtgatgacccaaagaagctaGCAgtcactctcaatccaatcatagtccagttCCATCCAtctgaggacgctgaggtgaatatgtctgtaccacttgagtttgaaacaatACCATCCGCAAAGACATCGACGCCAAttaaggttgaattcgtgtctccagcaaatgcacccgcaccatttgaggttgcagtcttgccacccaaggcacaggTTCCATTCGAAGTGAGGATAGCCGCTCTGATCCCAGTAGCGATGTCTGCCATGACACCATTCTATATAAAAACT gcacacaagaatgctctgttaaaggtgctaagtGAGGCATACGTGCCAAGTAACATCACTggtggggaaatggctaacatggtaggaaaAGTTCTGGAAAGctataagatcacctttcatgaagaCGAGCTACCACCtaaagggctggggcacaacaaggcactgcataACACCGTGCAATgtgaggattatttcatcaccagaatcctgatcgatggaggttccagtctcaacatttgtccgctg aggtccaccattggtgagattagtctatgcctacAGATgagaccaacctggttcgaggttgatttccaggtgatagatgtaccgatatcttacaacttgctgctagGACAACCATGGATTCATTCCGCTAGGGccgtagcatcaatgctgcatcaGGCGGTAAAATtcaaatggaatcaccaagaggtgatcattcacggcgacgatagcaatcctatatacagtcgccagaccattctggcgatcgaaagaagaaggaagctaggtggagaaagttaccatcacattgaacggtTGAATGTTGttgacaaggacaaatggtgggagaacaaaatcgagagtatactgaattggagtgggtatgaacctggcaaggggctcggcaagaaccttcAGGGAATCTCTAAACCCACAAAACTCAAGAcgcatggcactaccttcggtttgggatatgattacatctgggaagagttcaacaactggtcgccaccatggcgcggtccttactaccctTTAGAGCaaccaataccgcatctggagcagaccttccaattGGTCGACAtcatttatgggtcagatgaagaagaagcacttgtagTAGTGAAGAATTTGTTTTTAGGGGACGATGATATGGACttttgtgttattctcgaggaggagggggaggaagtcCCTTCCATATAA